Genomic segment of Xanthobacter dioxanivorans:
ACCGCGACGCGGCCGGCGGTTGCCAGGGACGCGGCGATGGCCTGCGCATCCTCGATGGTGCGCAGATGATGGACACCCGGCAGGTCCGCGCCGGGAACCGCCAGCCGCCGCGCCGACCCGCCCGTGGCGAGAAGCAGCGCGCCGTAGGCCAGGACGGTGCCGCCCGAAAGGGTGACCGTGCGGGCGTCAGGGTCCACCGCCTCGGCCCGGACGCCCAGATGCAGGGCGACGTCGAGCGTCGCCGCATCCTCCGCCGGCAGGCGGGTGGCGGATGCGAGGCCGAACGTCCCGGCGAGCGCATCCTTGGACAAGGGCGGGCGCTCATAGGGCAGATGCGCCTCGTCGCCGACAAGGTGGATCGGGGCGGCAAGGCCGGCAGCACGGGCGGCGCGAATGGCGGCGGCAGCGGCCTGTCCGGCGCCGACGATGACCAGCGGCGGCAGCGCCACAGCGGCGACCTCTTCCGTCCCTTCGCTCACGTCCGGCGCCAAATTACGTTGTACACTGCTTAATTCGAGATCCACAAAGACCTCCCCCGCCTCCACCCTTGCGGCATAGGTGGCGAGGTCCTTCGTCAGCGGCGCGCACAGGGCGCGGCCGGTGCGGATGTCGAAGACGCCCTGGTGCAGGGGGCACTCGATGGTGCCGTCCTCCACATAGCCGTCCTTGAGGAAAGCCAGAGCGTGGGTGCAAATGCCATGGGTCGCGTGCACGGCCTCGCCCATGCGGAACAGGGCGACGGGCACCCCCTCCACCTCCACGCCGGTCACCCCGCCGTCGCGCAGCGCATCAAACCGAGCCACCTTCCGCCAGGCCATGGCGTTGTTCCCTCACATCTCGATTTTAGTCAGTGTACTTTTCATTTTTCCAGGCACAAGCATCGAGCGTTCACGCCCGCGTCAGCTGCCGCCGAAGAGGCGGCGCAGCCAGCCGCGCAGGCTCGCCGCCAGCAGGCCGAAGGCGCTTAGCCCCGCCGGCTGCGCCACCGGCGCACGGCCGCCCAGCGCGGCCGCGAGGTTGCCGGCGAAGACGCCGGTGAGATGCCCCACCAGGTTCTGCACCAGCGCGCCGCGCGAGAACTGGGCCAGCGGCCCGGTGATGCGATAGCGCAGCGCCACGTCGAGGTCCGAGCCGCCATCCGCACCCGGCTTCAGGGCGAAGGCGATCTCGCCCCTGGCCTGCGAGCCTGAGCCGCCGTCCTTGCCTGAACCTGTGACCAGACCGGTATGAGCGGTGTCATCGAACGCGACCGTCGCCTCGCCGCCGAAGGAGGCCTTGATGGGGCCGAAGGTCACCACCATGCGGCCTTCCACCCGCTCGCCGTCGAAGGACGTGATCTGCGCCCCCGGCAGGCAGAGGGCGAGGAGGTCCATGTCCTTCAGCGCCGCCCATACCGCCTCGGGGGCCGCATCGATATGCACGCTCTGGCGGATCTCGCTCCCGCCCGGCCCCACCGCCGACACGGCGGCGGGGGCCGGCTGTGCCACGGGAGGCTTCACCGGCGCGGCTGCGCGCGCGACTTCCGCGACCGCCACCTCCGGAGCCGGCACGCACGCGGCGGCGGGCGCCTTGCCGGCGGAGACGGCGCAAACGGCGTTGACGATGCCCACATAGCCGGTGCAGCGGCAGAGATTGCCGCTGAGCTCCTCGCGCACCGTCCGCTCGGAGCTCTCGCCCAGCCGGGTCACGATGTCCCGCGAGGAGATGAGCATGCCGGGCGTGCAGAAACCGCACTGAAGCGCGTGATGCTCGGAAAAAGCCTCGCGCAGCTCGCCCATGACGGGGTCGGCGTCGAAGCCCTCGATGGTGCGCACGTCCGCCCCGTCGCAGGCGGCAGCGGCGGCGATGCAGGAGCGCTGCGGCCTGCCGTCGATGAGCACGGTGCAGGCGCCGCAGACCCCCTGCTCGCAGCCCAGATGCGTGCCGGTGAGCGACAATTGCTCGCGCAGGAAGTCCGCAAGGTGGATGCGCGGCTCCACCAAAGCGCTGATGCGCTCGCCGTTGACGGTGAGGGTAATGGCGTTCATGCGATCCCCGCATCGCTGAAGGCACGCGCGACGGCCACCTTGTGGATGGCGCGGAACGCCTCCGGATGGCCGGCCAGCGCCGCCTCGATTTCCTCTTCGGCCTTTGCCAATGCGCCGGCCGCATCCCCGGCGCCGAGGGCTTCGCTCGCACCAGGCAGCACCAGCGGCGGCGCCTCCACCGCTCCCGCCACCACCCGCGCGAAGCCCCGCGCGCCATCCACCACCACGGCGCCGATGGCCTGGGCGAACTCGCCGGTCTTGCGGCAGAGCTTGTGGTAGCCGACCTTCGCCCCGGCCGAGAGCACGGGCACGCGCACGGCGGCGAGCACCTCGTCGGGCTGAAGAGTCGTGGTATAGGCGGCGATCATGAAATCGCCCATGGCGCTCTCGCGCGTGCCGGCCTTGCTGCGGATGACGAGGCGGGCATCGAGCACGCTCAAGGTGGAAATCCAGTCCGCCGCCGGGTCCGCGTGGGCCAGGCTGCCGCCGATCGTGCCGCGGTTGCGCACCGCGCGATAGGCTATGCCGTGGGCCACCCGGCGCATCAGGCCGGCGGTCACGTCCGGCACCACGCCATCCTCGATCTCGGCATGGGTCCAGCCGGCGCCGATCTCCAGGAAATCCGTGCCGCGTGTCAGCGTGCGCAGCTCGCCGACGCGGCGCAGGTCCACCAGGGCAGCGGGGCGCGCGAGGCGCAAATTCAGCATGGGGCCCAGCGAGCAGCCGCCGGAGACGGGCTTCGCCCCCTCCCCCGCAAGTGCCGCGAGGGCCTGGTCGAGGCTGGTGGCGAGGGTCAGATCGAAAGCTGCGGGCTTCATGCGGCGCTCCGTCCGCTCGTGTCCGGGCCCTTGGCCGCGGCGATGGCCGCGAGCACCCGGTCGGGCGTCGCCGGGATCTCGCAGAGCACGGCGCCGAGCCCGCGCAGGGCATCGTTCATGGCGTTCACGATCGCCCCGGCGGGGGCGATGGCGCCGCCTTCCCCCACCCCCTTGATGCCGTGGGCGGAAAACGGCGAGAGCGTCTCGGTGTGGGCGATGCGCGTCTTCGGCAACTCGGTGGGGCCGGGCAGCAGATAATCGATGAGGGTGGAGGCGAGCGGCTGGCCTTCGGCGTCGTAGGTGCTCTCCTCGAACAGCGCCGTGCCGATGCCCTGGGCGACGCCGCCATAGGCCTGCCCCTCGACGATCATGGGGTTCACCATGCGCCCGCAGTCTTCCACCACCACATAGTCGAGGATCTCGGTGGCGCCGGTCGCCGGGTCCACCGCCACCAGGGCGGCGTGGGTGGCATAGGAGAACAGGCCCGTATCCACCTGCGGCTTGTAGCCCTCGGTCACTTCGAGGCCGCCGGTGTCCACGGTGTCGGGCAGGACTTCCGGCGTCGTGTACCAGGCCCGCGCCACCTCGGCGAAGGTGGTGGAGCCGTTCAGGCCGTGGATCACGCCCTTGTCGAAGCGGATGTCGGCGGGCGTGCATTGCAGCAGGTGCGCGGCCAGAGCCTTCACCTTCTCCGCCAGCTTCTCGGCGGTGCGCGAGACCGCGCCGCCGGCCATGACGATGCCGCGCGAGGCATAGGCGCCGGTGGAGAAGGGCGTGGTCGCGGTGTCGCCGAGGATGACGCGGATCTGCGCCACCGGAAGGGTGAGGATCTCGCTCGCCATCTGCGCCAGCGTCGTCTCCAGCCCCTGGCCGATGGTGTGGATGCCGGCCCGCACGTCGGCGCTGCCATCGGGGTTGAGGCGGATGGTGGCCTGCTCATAGCCCGGCACCAGGGGCGTGCCCCAGGAGGCGAACACCTTGGTGCCGTGGGCGGACTGCTCCGTATAGGTTGAGAAGCCGACGCCGATGAGCCGCCCGTCCGGCTCCCGCGTCTTCTGGCGTTCGCGCACGGCATCGAAGCCGATCATCTCGCGCGCGGTGGCCAGCGAGGCGGGATAGTCGCCGCTGTCGTAATACTTCTTGGTGATGTTGGTGTAGGGCATGGCCGAGCCCGGCACGAGGTTCTCCGCCCGCACGTCCACCGCCTCGCGCCCTACGGCGGCAGCGATGGCGTCGATGGTCAGCTCCATGGCGAAGCACACGCCCGGCCGCGCCACGCCGCGATAGGGCGCAAACGGCGGCTTGTTGGTGGCCACCGACCAGGTCTTGCAGCGATAGACCGGCCAGATGTACGGCCCCGGCAGGTTGCCGCCGGCCTGCGCCGCCTCCAGGCACGCGGTGAAGGGCCAGACCGAATAGGCGCCCACATTCACGCTGACTTCCGCGTCGAGCCCCAGCAGCCGGCCGCGCTCGTCCGCATAGGCGGTGATGACGTACTCATGCTCGCGGGCATTGGCGCCGGCGGTGAGGTGCTCGCGCCGGTCCTCGATCCAGCGGAACGGGCGCTTCAGGGTGAGCGCCAGCCACGCCACCAGGATCTCCTCCGGCTGGAGCAGGCACTTGTAGCCGAAGCCGCCGCCCACGTCCGGCGGGGCGATGCGGATCTGGCCTTCGGGAATGCCCAGCGTCTCGGCGAGGCCGGTGCGGATCATGTGCGGCACCTGGGTGGAGGTGTGCACCACCAGCAGGTTCGCCTGGAAATCCCACCAGGCGACGAGGCCCTTGCCCTCCATGGGGTGCATGCACTGGCGGCCGGTGCGGAAGCGCTTCTCCACCTTCACCGGCGCGGTGCGGGCCACCTCGTCCATGCCGCCGGAATCGAAGCTGGTTTCGAGGAAGAGGTTGTCGCCCCACGCCTCGTGCAGCAGCGCCGAGCCCGGCGCGCGCCCGGTGGCGCAATCGACGACGACGGGAAGCTCCTCGTAGTCGAATTCCGTCGCCTCGCACAAATCCTCCGCCTCGGCGCGGGTCGGGGCATAGGCCATGGCGACGATGTCGCCGACGAAACGCACCTTGTCCCGCGCCAGCGGCGGATGGGCGGAGAGCTTGTAGCCGGGAATGGTGGAGCGGGTGACGATGTCGCCCACCCCCACCGCGTCCAGGGATGTGAACACCCGGTCCTCGCGCCCCCGCGGCTTGGCCACCGAGAGGATGCGGGCATGGGCGACCGGGCTCCTCAGGAAGGCCACGTCGCACATGCCCGGCATGCGGATGTCGCCGGCGAACCGCCCGCGGCCCATGAGGTGGCGGTGATCCTCCTTGCGGCGGACGCGTGCGCCGACCCCCTCGCCCTCAACCACCCTGTGATCCACCGCCATGGCCGTTCCCTTTTCATGCGGGACGGCCTTGCCGCCCCGCTCCCGTCCGTCAGCCGCGTGTCAGGGCCATTTGGGCGCCGCGAAGCGGAAGCTGTCGAGGCGATAATCCGCGACGCGCATCCAGGCGTTGGATTCGTTCAGGAAGGTCTTCCACGGCTCGTAGATCTTCTTGAACTCGGCATTGGAGGCCGCGACCTCGGCGAAGGTCTCGGTGGTGGCCTTGTAGACCGCCTCCATCACCGGCTGCGGGAAGGCGCGCAGCTCGATGCCGGCGCCGAGCAGGCGGCGCAGGGCCTCCGGGTTCTTGGTGTCGTAGTTGGCGAGCATCATCAGGTTCTGTTCGGTGGCCGCGGTCTCGAACGCGACCTTGTAGAGCGGCGGCAGGGCGTCGAACGCCTCCTTGTTGGCAAGCGTGGTGATCTGGGCGCTGCCCTCCCACCAGCCCGGGGTGTAGTAGTATTTCGCCACCTTGTTGAAGCCGAGCTTCTCGTCGTCATAGGGGCCGATCCATTCGGCCGCGTCGATGGTGCCGCGCTCCAGCGAGGGATAGATGTCGCCGGGCGGGATCTGCTGCGGCACGACGCCGAGCTTGGAGAGGATGCGGCCGCCGAGGCCGGCGATGCGCATCTTGAGGCCCTGGAGGTCCTCCAGGCCCTTGATTTCCTTGCGGTACCAGCCGCCCATCTGCACGCCGGTATTGCCGCACGGGAAGGAGACCATGTTCTCCTTGCCGAACAGTTCCTGGATGAGGGCCTTGCCGCCGCCATAGTAATACCAGGCGTTCTGCTGGCGGGCGTTGGTGCCGAAGGCAATACCGCCGTCGAAGGCATAGGCCGGGTTCTTGCCGGTAAAGAACGAGGTGAGGGTGTGGGAGCACTCGACCGTCTTGTTCTTGGTGGCGTCGAACACCTGGGTGGCGCCGACGATCTCGCCGCCGGCGAACGGCATCACCTCGAACTTGCCCTCGGTGAGCTCGGAGATGCGTTGGCACATGGCCACCGCCGAGCCATACATGGTATCGAGGCTCTTCGGCCAGCTGGTGGCCATGCGCCACTTGACCGACGGCTGCCCCTGCGCGAGCGCCGGGGCGGCAACGGCGGTGGCGCCGGCGCCCGCCGCGATGCCGGTGAGGAATGTACGTCGCTTCATCCTGGTTCCCCTCATTGTTGCTTGAGCGATCCGGACGGTGAGAACCGGATCTTGCGGATGACGGTGCTGCGGAAGGTGGAGAAGGGGGCGGCGCTCATAGCCCCGCCCCCGGCTTGGGCAGGTCGTCGAGGCCCGGCATGGCCGGCAGGCCGGGCAGAGCGCCGGGGCCATCGAGGCCGTCGAGCTGGCGCTGGGCGGCGGCCGGGTCGCTGACGGCGCCCATGCCCCTGTCGCGCACCACCAGCTGCGGGAAGAAGATGATGAGGCCGACCATCACCAGCTGGATCACCACGAACGGGATGGCCCCCCAATAGATCTGGGCGGAGGTGATGGGCTCCATGCGCTTGCCGGTGATCTTGTCGAGATAGGGCACCTTCGGCGCCACCGAGCGCAGATAGAACAGCGCGAAGCCGAAGGGCGGGTGCATGAAGGAGGTCTGCATGTTCACGCCCAGCATCACCCCCAGCCAGATGAGGTCGATGCCGAGCTTCTCCGCCGCCGGCCCGATGAGCGGGATAATGATGAAGGCGAGCTCGAAGAAATCGAGGAAGAAGGCGAGGAAGAAGATCAGCGCATTGATGAACAGCAGGAAGCCCACCTGCCCGCCCGGCAGGCTGGTGAGCAGGTGCTCCACCCACAGGTGGCCGTTGATGCCGTAGAAGGTGAGCGAGAACACCCGCGCGCCCAGCACGATGAAGATGGCGAAGGCGGAGAGCTTGGCGGTGGTCTGCGTCGCCTGGGTGATGATGGAGAGCGAGAAGCGCGCCGGATTGCGCTCCAGCCGGCGCTTCAGGGCGGCGAGCACCATGGCCCCCACCGCACCCATGGCGCCGCCCTCCGTGGGGGTCGCGACGCCGAGGAAGATGGTGCCCAGCACCAGGAAGATGAGCAGCAGCGGCGGCACCATCACGAAGGTGACCCGCTCCGCCATGCGCGAGACGAGGCACACGCCGGTGGCACGCTCCACCGCCCCGGCGAGGAAGGCATAGAGCACGCCCGCGCCGACGAGGTCGGCGAAGAGCGCGAGCGTCGGATGCCCGCTACGGCCCGCGGCCACATAGGCCACCGCGACAGCCGCCGTCAGCACCGCCGACAGGCCGAGCCGATGCGCCCCGAGGAAGCGGTTGAACAGGGCCGAGACCAGCGCCACCACCGTGGCGATGCAGATGGAGAGGATGACGAAGTCCGCCCCGGGCTTCACCTGCGTATCGCGCATCACCAGGATGGCGACCACGGTGGAGAAGGCCACCAGCACGCCGAGCTGCCACACGCCACGCGCTCCGGACGGCTCGCGGCAGGTGAGCGCCTCCGGCGGCAGGCCCGGCGCCGATTTGGGCGACACGAGGGTGACGAGGAAGACGAACAGAGCGTAGAGCCCGGCCAATATGAGGCCGGGGAGGAAGGCGCCGTCATACATGTCGCCCACCGAGCGACCGAGCTGGTCGGCCATCACGATGAGCACGAGGGAGGGCGGGATGATCTGCGCCAGCGTGCCCGATGCCGCGATGACGCCGGAGGCGAGGCGCCGGTCATAGCCGTAGCGCAGCATGATCGGCAGTGAGATGAGGCCCATGGAAATGACCGAGGCTGCCACCACGCCGGTGGTCGCGGCGAGTAGCGCGCCGACGAAGATCACCGCATAGGCGAGGCCGCCGCGCACCATGCCGAACAATTGGCCGATGGTCTCCAGCAGGTCCTCCGCCATGCCGGAGCGCTCCAGCACCAGCCCCATGAAGGTGAAGAACGGGATAGCGAGCAGCACCTCGTTCGACATGGTGCCGAACACCCGCTCCGGCAGCGCCTGCAGCAGCGGCCAGGAGAGCGTGATCGTCTCCGGCGCGTAGGGCGAGAGCTCCACCGCGATGAAGAAGAAGAGCAGCCCGTTGGCCGCCAGCGCGAAGGCCACCGGATAGCCGAGCAGCATGAACGCGACCAGCGTCGCGAACATGATGGGCGCCAGGTTCTGGGCGATGAAGAGCGTCATCGGACGACGGACCCGCAGCGTTCGGACAGGCAGGAGAGGTGGCGCGCGCTCATGGCTGCATCCCGCCCTGCGAGATGCGCGGATCGACGTTGGCGAGCTCATGGAGGATGCGCTCGGCCTCCGCCTCGTGGAGGTCCGCGGCGGCATCCTCCTGAAGCGCTCCGCGCATGATGGCCACGCGCTTGATCAGCTCGGCGACGCCCTGCAGGAAGACGAGGGCGAAGCCCAGAAGGATGAGCGCTTTGGCCGGCCACAAAATGAGCCCGCCCGCATTCACCGACGCCTCCGCCGAGGCCAGGGAGTTCAGCACGAAGGGAATGCACAGCCATACCATCAGGCCGCAGAAGACCATCAGGAAGAAGACGTGGCAGAACACCTCGATGATGTTGGTGACCCGCTTGGACAGCTTGCTGGCGACGATGTCGATGCGGATGTGCTCGTTCAGCTGCAGCGTCCACGGCGCGCACAGCATGAACACGGCGCCGAACAGGTACCATTGCAGTTCCAGCCAGGCATTGGACGAGACGCCGAACGCCTTGCGCACCACCGCATTGACGGCCGAAACGATGATGGCCACGAGGATCGCCCAGCAGGCGACCCGCCCGACGAAGGCATTCAGGCGATCGATGGCAAAGGCCAGACCAAGGAATTTCTTCACGCCCACGCTCCCGATTCAAGACGTCGGCCGACCGGACCGGGCGCGCCCTGACAGTTCAGGCTCGGCACGCCCCATTTGACGCAAACACGGATCAGATAAATAATAAGTATTATTCCAATCTTTCTAGGGCGCCTCAAACACCTTATGGCCCCAGATGAGCTTAAATGCAGCGAAACGCTGCATAATAATACAACAACAAATGCAGAATTATTTAAATATTATTTTAATAATAGTCCAACATATTTACTGCGCAACACAAGCTTACCTTCGGCCGTCCCAGCCAGAATGATCCGATCACCCGCACCGTTCAGCACGCCACCTCCATGTCCTCAGGCATCCACCCCGGACCGCCTCGGCGGCTTCACAAAGGACGTCCCGGCCGCCGGGCGGGGCTGGCCGGGACACGCCCGGCCAAGAAAAGAGCGACCAAGAAAAGACGGGCGATGAAAAGACGGGCAACGACGCCGTGCGCGCAATCGCCCTCTTCCCAAGCTGCCCTCAGCCTTCCGCCGCCTTGTTCAAGATCTCTTCCGGCGTGCTGGACACGACCTTGGCGTAGCGCGGAATGAACTTGCCGCCG
This window contains:
- a CDS encoding FAD binding domain-containing protein, with product MKPAAFDLTLATSLDQALAALAGEGAKPVSGGCSLGPMLNLRLARPAALVDLRRVGELRTLTRGTDFLEIGAGWTHAEIEDGVVPDVTAGLMRRVAHGIAYRAVRNRGTIGGSLAHADPAADWISTLSVLDARLVIRSKAGTRESAMGDFMIAAYTTTLQPDEVLAAVRVPVLSAGAKVGYHKLCRKTGEFAQAIGAVVVDGARGFARVVAGAVEAPPLVLPGASEALGAGDAAGALAKAEEEIEAALAGHPEAFRAIHKVAVARAFSDAGIA
- a CDS encoding xanthine dehydrogenase family protein molybdopterin-binding subunit yields the protein MAVDHRVVEGEGVGARVRRKEDHRHLMGRGRFAGDIRMPGMCDVAFLRSPVAHARILSVAKPRGREDRVFTSLDAVGVGDIVTRSTIPGYKLSAHPPLARDKVRFVGDIVAMAYAPTRAEAEDLCEATEFDYEELPVVVDCATGRAPGSALLHEAWGDNLFLETSFDSGGMDEVARTAPVKVEKRFRTGRQCMHPMEGKGLVAWWDFQANLLVVHTSTQVPHMIRTGLAETLGIPEGQIRIAPPDVGGGFGYKCLLQPEEILVAWLALTLKRPFRWIEDRREHLTAGANAREHEYVITAYADERGRLLGLDAEVSVNVGAYSVWPFTACLEAAQAGGNLPGPYIWPVYRCKTWSVATNKPPFAPYRGVARPGVCFAMELTIDAIAAAVGREAVDVRAENLVPGSAMPYTNITKKYYDSGDYPASLATAREMIGFDAVRERQKTREPDGRLIGVGFSTYTEQSAHGTKVFASWGTPLVPGYEQATIRLNPDGSADVRAGIHTIGQGLETTLAQMASEILTLPVAQIRVILGDTATTPFSTGAYASRGIVMAGGAVSRTAEKLAEKVKALAAHLLQCTPADIRFDKGVIHGLNGSTTFAEVARAWYTTPEVLPDTVDTGGLEVTEGYKPQVDTGLFSYATHAALVAVDPATGATEILDYVVVEDCGRMVNPMIVEGQAYGGVAQGIGTALFEESTYDAEGQPLASTLIDYLLPGPTELPKTRIAHTETLSPFSAHGIKGVGEGGAIAPAGAIVNAMNDALRGLGAVLCEIPATPDRVLAAIAAAKGPDTSGRSAA
- a CDS encoding 2Fe-2S iron-sulfur cluster-binding protein; translation: MNAITLTVNGERISALVEPRIHLADFLREQLSLTGTHLGCEQGVCGACTVLIDGRPQRSCIAAAAACDGADVRTIEGFDADPVMGELREAFSEHHALQCGFCTPGMLISSRDIVTRLGESSERTVREELSGNLCRCTGYVGIVNAVCAVSAGKAPAAACVPAPEVAVAEVARAAAPVKPPVAQPAPAAVSAVGPGGSEIRQSVHIDAAPEAVWAALKDMDLLALCLPGAQITSFDGERVEGRMVVTFGPIKASFGGEATVAFDDTAHTGLVTGSGKDGGSGSQARGEIAFALKPGADGGSDLDVALRYRITGPLAQFSRGALVQNLVGHLTGVFAGNLAAALGGRAPVAQPAGLSAFGLLAASLRGWLRRLFGGS
- a CDS encoding TRAP transporter substrate-binding protein; the protein is MKRRTFLTGIAAGAGATAVAAPALAQGQPSVKWRMATSWPKSLDTMYGSAVAMCQRISELTEGKFEVMPFAGGEIVGATQVFDATKNKTVECSHTLTSFFTGKNPAYAFDGGIAFGTNARQQNAWYYYGGGKALIQELFGKENMVSFPCGNTGVQMGGWYRKEIKGLEDLQGLKMRIAGLGGRILSKLGVVPQQIPPGDIYPSLERGTIDAAEWIGPYDDEKLGFNKVAKYYYTPGWWEGSAQITTLANKEAFDALPPLYKVAFETAATEQNLMMLANYDTKNPEALRRLLGAGIELRAFPQPVMEAVYKATTETFAEVAASNAEFKKIYEPWKTFLNESNAWMRVADYRLDSFRFAAPKWP
- a CDS encoding TRAP transporter large permease; translated protein: MTLFIAQNLAPIMFATLVAFMLLGYPVAFALAANGLLFFFIAVELSPYAPETITLSWPLLQALPERVFGTMSNEVLLAIPFFTFMGLVLERSGMAEDLLETIGQLFGMVRGGLAYAVIFVGALLAATTGVVAASVISMGLISLPIMLRYGYDRRLASGVIAASGTLAQIIPPSLVLIVMADQLGRSVGDMYDGAFLPGLILAGLYALFVFLVTLVSPKSAPGLPPEALTCREPSGARGVWQLGVLVAFSTVVAILVMRDTQVKPGADFVILSICIATVVALVSALFNRFLGAHRLGLSAVLTAAVAVAYVAAGRSGHPTLALFADLVGAGVLYAFLAGAVERATGVCLVSRMAERVTFVMVPPLLLIFLVLGTIFLGVATPTEGGAMGAVGAMVLAALKRRLERNPARFSLSIITQATQTTAKLSAFAIFIVLGARVFSLTFYGINGHLWVEHLLTSLPGGQVGFLLFINALIFFLAFFLDFFELAFIIIPLIGPAAEKLGIDLIWLGVMLGVNMQTSFMHPPFGFALFYLRSVAPKVPYLDKITGKRMEPITSAQIYWGAIPFVVIQLVMVGLIIFFPQLVVRDRGMGAVSDPAAAQRQLDGLDGPGALPGLPAMPGLDDLPKPGAGL
- a CDS encoding TRAP transporter small permease subunit, translated to MKKFLGLAFAIDRLNAFVGRVACWAILVAIIVSAVNAVVRKAFGVSSNAWLELQWYLFGAVFMLCAPWTLQLNEHIRIDIVASKLSKRVTNIIEVFCHVFFLMVFCGLMVWLCIPFVLNSLASAEASVNAGGLILWPAKALILLGFALVFLQGVAELIKRVAIMRGALQEDAAADLHEAEAERILHELANVDPRISQGGMQP